CAGGCTTCGCAGCTCCTATGTATCCGCGATCATCAGCATCGCGTTGGTGCTGTTCCTGGTCGGCTTGCTGGGTCTGCTCATCCTGGAAGCGCGCCGGCTTTCGGAGTATGTGCGGGAGCACGTACAGGTGAGTATTTTCCTGCAGGATAATCTGAAAGACGAGCAGCTAAACGCGTTCATGCAGGAACTGGAAAGCATGTCGGAAGTACGACAGGCACGCTACGTTTCGAAGGAAGCCGCGCTGGACAGCTTGAAAAAGGAGCTCGGAGAAGAAGCGACCGGTATGCTCGAGGCGAATCCCTTACCGGCCACGATCGACCTGAAAGTACGCGCGGAGTACGCGGATCCTGACAGCCTGAAGGCCTTGCAGACGCATCTGCAGGCACGTTCGGAACTGGTACGGGAAGTGGTTTACCAGCAGACGGAAGTGGAGCGCATCAACAAGAATTTCCGGACGGTCGCCTTGGTGGTCTTCGCGTTCAGCCTGTTGTTGCTGGTGGTCGCGATCGCGCTCATCAACAACACCATTCGTCTGACGCTGTTCTCCCGACGGTTTACGATCAAGAGTATGCAACTGGTCGGAGCGACCCGCGGGTTCATTCGCCGTCCGTTTCTGCTGCGTTCCTTACTGCACGGGATCTATGCGTCTTTGATCGCCTGTATCCTGCTCTCGGGACTCTATGCCTTGCTCTATGCCCGCGTTCCCGAGCTGGCAGGCTTGCTGGATTTCCAAACCCTGGGTCTGTTGTTCGGCGGTGTCGTGGTGCTGGGGATGATCATTTCCGGCGTAAGCACCTTTTTCGCCGTGAACCGTTACCTGCGGCTTCACCTGGACGAGCTGTATTACTAAGGCCGGCATTTTTCCGGAAAACGCTATACTTGCATCCGCAACCGCATTTCCATGGCCAAGAAAGAGACCAAATCCACGATCGACTTCCCCTTCGGGCGGGAGAACTATGTACTGATGCTAATCGGTATAGTGGTGATTTTCATTGGTTTCGCCCTGATGGCCGGCGGCGGATCCGACGATCCTGCCGTTTGGAATCCGGAAATCTTCAGTGCACGCCGCATTACCGTGGCCCCGATCGTTGTCATGATCGGATTCGTCATTGAGGTCGTTGCCATCGTGAAGAAGTCGAAGGAATGATCCGTTCCACGCTTCGACGACCGCTCCTTTCCCACCCGATCAACTCCTTATCTGCATGAACTACGCTCAGGCAGTGGTCCTCGCTATTGTCGAAGGCCTGACCGAATTCCTGCCGGTCTCTTCGACCGGGCACATGATCATCGCTTCTTCGGTGATGGGCATCGCGCAGGAGAGTTACACCAAGACCTTCACCGTGGCCATTCAGTTCGGCGCGATCCTGTCGGTGGTGCTGTTGTATTGGAAAAAGTTCCTGCCGCAGGGCAGTGACTGGGCGGGGATGATCCGGTTTTACCGCAGGCTGATCATCGCGTTCATTCCCGCGGTGATCTTCGGTTTGCTCTTGAAAAAATACATCGATCAGTTGTTGGAGAACGTGATCGTTGTCGCCGTCGCCTTGCTGGTGGGCGGTATCATCTTCCTCTTTCTCGACAAGTGGTTCAAAGCCGCGGAAGAACGCGGCGAGCCCGAGCTGACCAACGACGGTAAGGCGTTCCGCATCGGCTTTTTCCAGGTGCTGGCGATGGTTCCGGGAGTTTCGCGTTCGGCCGCTACCATCATTGGCGGACTCACCCAGGGTCTGAATAAAAAAGCGGCGGCGGAATTTTCCTTCTTCCTCGCCGTGCCGACCATGTTCGCCGCCACGGTCAAGGACCTGTGGGACTTTCACCACGAGGGTGGCGGATTCACCGGCGATCAGTTGCCGGTGCTGGTCGTTGGCAACCTGGTAGCATTCGTCGTTGCCGTCCTGGCGATCCGATCGTTCATCGGCTACCTGACGAAGCACGGCTTCCGGGTGTTTGGTTACTACCGGATTCTGGTCGGACTGGCGATCCTGGTGCTGCATTTTCTGGGCATCGACCTGCAAATGTTCTGATCGCGCGGACATGTATTCTCCCGAAACGGACCTGCTGACAGGGCGGGTTTTACTGATCGACAAACCCGAAGGCTGGACCTCGTTCGATGCCGTGAACAAAGTGAAGCGAGCCTTGCTGCATGCGGCATTGCAGGGTGTGGAACAAGCAGAGGAACGGAAGCGCATCAAGAAAAAACTCAAGATCGGTCATGCCGGAACGCTCGACCCGTTGGCGACCGGATTGTTGGTCGTGTGTACCGGTCCGAAGACCAAGACCATTTCCGAAATTCAGGATGCGGAAAAAGAATACACCGGAACCATTTTGGTCGGTGCGACGACACCTTCGTATGACCGCGAGTTACCTCCGGACCGGCACTACCCGACCGATCACATCCGCGAATCGGATATACTGGAAGCGACCCGTTCGCTGACGGGAATGCAGGAACAATTGCCGCCAGCCTTTTCCGCGCTGAAGGTCGGTGGTAAACGCGCCTATGAACTCGCGCGACAGGGGAAGGAAGTGGAGATGAAACCGAGGACCGTCGAGATCCTGGAGTTTACGATCACTGACAATCGGTTTCCGGAACTCGACTTCCGCGTCCGTTGCAGCAAGGGCACCTACATCCGGACCCTGGCGCATGACCTCGGAAAGCGGCTCGGCTCGGGTGCCTACCTGCTCGCCCTGAGACGGACCCGTATTGGGAATTACCGGGTAGAAGATGCGCGGACACCGGAGGCGATCGCAGCTCAATTTGCTGAATAGCAAATCATTAACCCCATTTTGAACACGACAAATTTTTATCGGCAAACCCTTTACAAGGGGGGTAGCACGATTGTATCTTTGCCGCCCTCTTGATTTTCAGAGGGTTTGTAAAAGTCTACTGCTCCAAAGATGAAGCTGAGTCAATTTAAGATTTCCGTGCCTGATAACCTGATCGCCACACATCCGGCAAAAAACAGGGAAGACGCACGGTTGATGGTGTTGGACCGGAAGACCGGGAAAATCGAGCACAAGAAATTCAAGGACATCCTGAATTATTTCGACGACGGGGATTGCATGATCGTGAACAACACGCGCGTGTTTCCGGCCCGTTTGTATGGTAATAAGGAAAAGACCGGAGCGAAGATCGAAGTCTTCCTGCTCCGCGAGCTCAACCGTGAAAGTCGTTTGTGGGATGTGCTGGTGGATCCGGCCCGGAAAATCCGGATCGGCAACAAGTTGTACTTCGGCGATGACGATCTGTTGGTCGCGGAAGTGATCGACAATACCACGTCGCGCGGACGCACCCTGCGTTTCCTGTTCGACGGCCCGTACGAGGAGTTCAAGAAGACGGTCTTGTCGCTCGGACAAACCCCGCTGCCGAAGTACATCAAGCGCAAGGCGGAGCCGGAAGATGCCGACCGTTACCAGACCGTGTTCGCACGGCACGAAGGAGCCGTTGCCGCTCCTACAGCCGGCCTGCACTTCAGCATGCCGCTGGTAAAGCGCCTTGAGCTGAAAGGCGTACACTTCGCCGAAATGACCTTACACGTCGGCCTGGGCACCTTCCGTCCGGTCGAGGTGGAAGACCTTACCAAGCACAAGATGGATTCGGAGCAGGTGATCGTTCCGAAAGACTGTTGCGATATCGTCAACAAGGCGAAGACGGCCAAGAAACGTATTTGCGCAGTCGGCACGACCGTGATGCGCGGCGTTGAGACCAGCGTATCCACGCAGGGCGAGTTGAAGCCCTTCGACGGATGGACGAACAAGTTCATTTTCCCTCCCTACGATTTCTCGATCGCCAACTGCATGATCACGAACTTCCACATGCCGGAATCCACCCTCTTGATGATGGTAGCGGCCTTTGGAGGTTATGAGCACATCATGCACGCCTACAAAGTGGCGGTGAAGGAGAAGTATCGGTTTTATAGTTATGGGGATGCGATGCTGATTATTTGAAGAAGGGACGAGGGACGAGACCGAGGGACGAGGACCTGCCTGCCGAAGCTTTAGCGAAGGCAGGGGAAGAAGGTGCGAGGAGCGAGACCGAGGAAGAAGGGACGAGGGACGAGGGACGAGGGACGAGAAATTGATATAACTCGAAACCGGTAACAAGAAACCGGTAACTTTCAACAACAAAAAAGCCCCGCTGTGCGGGGCTTTTTTGTTTGGGTGTTACTTGATTACGGGAAGATCCCGAGTGACTGGTAGGATACCCCGAGTTTATTGATGCCGCTGACGAATGCCGCGGTGCGGAGGTCGGAGATGCCGCTGGTGCGGTTCCGGATCTCGCGGATTTCGTTGTAGGCGAAGATCATCGTTTCTTCGAGGCCCGAGCGGACCAGGTCGATCTCGTCGGCGCCGCGGGTGAGCAGGCTACGTTCGCGTGCGTCGAGGTATTTACCGGTGATCTTTTCGATCGAACTGAGCATTTGCAGGTTCGTCATTTCCTGGAAGCGCTTTTCCATGCGACCGAAGCGGACGTGCGAAAGGTTTTTCAGCCATTCGAAGTACGAAACCGTCACGCCGCCGGCGTTGAGGTAAAGGTCGGGGATGATCATCACGCCACGCTGGGTCAGGATCTCTTCGGCTTCTTTGGTGACCGGGCCGTTGGCGCCTTCGGCAATCACCTTGGCCTTGATGCGGGGAGCGTTCTCAGCGGTGATCTGGTTTTCCAGCGCAGCGGGAACGAGCACGTCGCAATCAAGTTCAAGGGTCTGCATGGTGTTCTCGACATTCTTCGCACCGGGGAAGTTGAGGATGGAACCCGTCTCTTTACGGTGCTTGAATACCGCTTCGATGTCGAGGCCGTTCTCGTTGTAGATACCGCCTTCACGTTCGGCGATCGCGACCACGATGCCTCCGCCCTGGCTGATGAACTTAGCCGAGTAGAAGCCTACGTTGCCGAGACCCTGCACGATGACACGCTTACCTTCGATGCCGGTAGACAGTCCGAGCTTCTTCATGTCTTCCGGCCAGCTCATCGCTTCGCGGATTCCATAATAGACACCCTGTCCGGTAGCCTCCGTGCGTCCCTGGATACCGCCCTGTCCGAGCGGTTTTCCGGTCACACATCCCAGCGCGTTCAGGTCGTCGTAACGGAAGGTCGCATAGGTATCGGCGATCCAGGCCATTTCGCGGGGACCGCTGCCGTAATCGGGAGCCGGTACGTCGATGGCCGCGCCGATCATACTCTTCTTAATGAGTTCCGTGGTATAGCGGCGCGTGATGCGCTCCATTTGCCGGACATTCATTTGAGCAGGATTCACCTTGATGCCGCCCTTTGCTCCGCCGAACGGAACATCGACGACCGCGCACTTGAAAGTCATCAGGGTAGCCAGCGCTTTTACTTCGTCTTCATCGACGAACTCGCTGTAGCGGATACCACCTTTCGTCGGAGTCTTGTGGTGACTGTGTTGTACCCGGATGCCTTCGAAGACCTGGATCTTGCCATCGACTTCGATCGGGAAATAGAACTTGTAGGTACTGTTGCAGATCTTGATCTGGTGCAACAAGCCGGGCTCAAAACTGGTGAAAGCGGCGGCCTTGTCGAAGGTGGACAGCACGTCGTTGTAGAACTTGCTGCCGCCCGAATTCGCATTACTCATGATGATGATTTGTCGCGTTTGGAGGCGTAAAGGTAAAAAAGTGCCGGAAGCCCCAAGGTGATGAAACCGCTTTCCTGCGGTTGTTTTCCCGGTAAGGGAGGTGTACCTTGCAACGACCCATGGAATTTCTTGCCCGCCTGATCACCAGCGCTTTAGCCGTCATCGTGACCTCCTACCTCCTGCCCGGAGTACATGTTGACGGGGCCATTACAGCCATCATTGTGGCGGCCGTCCTCGCCTTTCTGAACGCGATCGTCAAGCCGATCCTGGTGCTGCTGACCATTCCGATCACGGTGGTCACCCTGGGACTTTTCCTGCTGGTCATCAACGCGCTGATGATCCTGGCCGCGCAAAAGATCGTACCGGGTTTTTCGGTCGACGGTTTCTGGATCGCCTTGTTGTTCTCGATCGTGTTGTCGGTCGTGAATGCCGTGTTCGAAGGCATCGCCGGCAGCTCGAAAAATTAAGCGTAGAATCTTACGGGATCAGTGGACTTTAATGTCCTTCACATTCAGTTGAATGGTAGTCTTGCCATTGAACGTGTTTTCTTCGATGGTATAACAAATGTCGAAGGGGATCCGGCGGGAGATGAACGGATAGAACTGTCCGAGCTGGAAGGCGATGCCATCCATACCGAAACGGGTCGTTTCGTCCTCCGCCAGGTTCAATTTCAAATGGTTGTTACCGACGATGCGTGAGAGGCCGGTATCGCGCACATTTTCCGTCCGGAATACCGGATTCATATTACCGGGACCAAAGGGTGCAAACTGCTTGAGGACATTAAAAAATGAAGACGTGATGTCGGTCAGGCGCAGGTCGGCATCGATCTCGATCTCCTGTACCAGCATGTGGTCCTGGATCGTGGCTGCGACGACCTCTTCGAATCGTTCGGAGAATTTTTCGAGGTTCTCCTTACGCAAGGTGAGACCAGCCGCGTACATGTGGCCGCCGAACTGTTCGAGCAAGTCGGAGCAGGATTCGATGGCATTGTAGATATCGAAATCCTTGACGGAACGGGCGGAGCCGGTGATGATATCGTCGCCGGACTGGGTCAGGACGATCGTGGGGCGGTAGAATTTTTCCGTCAGGCGAGAAGCAACGATACCGATGACGCCTTTGTGCCAGTCGGGGCGAAAGAGCAGGGTCGCCTTCCGCTTGGCGAATTGGGCATCGCCTTCGATGATCTCCATCGCTTCCTGGGTGATCTTGACGTCGAGGTTTTTCCGCTCCGTATTGTGATCGTTGACCGTGATGCTGTTGGCCAGGGCGTCGGCGGAGTTGTCGGAGATCAGCAGGTTAACGGCGTGGCGCGCATCGTGGATACGACCGGCGGCATTGATGCGTGGCCCGATGATGAACACCAGGTCGCTGACCGTGAGATTATACCGTTGAACAACCGTTCCGTCCTTTTCCGCGAAGGGCTGCCGGGTGAGGTTATTCAATTTCAGGATGGCCTCAATGCCGTGGCGCGGGTGTTCGTTCAGCCGCTTCAATCCCCAGTAGCACAAGACCCGGTTTTCTCCAACGATAGGGACGATGTCGGCGGCGGTGCTGACGGCAACGAGATCGAGGTAGCGTTCCAATTGTTCGAAAGGAATCTGGTGGCGCTGGGCATAGCCGCACACCAACTTGAAACCGATCCCGCAACCCGACAGTTCGTTGAAGGGATAGGTATCGTCTGAGCGTTTGGGGTCGAGCACCGCGACCGCAGCGGGAAGTTGTTCGCCCGGACGGTGGTGATCGCAGATAATGAAATCGACACCGTTCTGTTTTGCGTAATCGACCTTGTCGTTCGACTTGATACCGCAGTCGAGGGCGACGATCAGGGAGAAGCCATTTGCAATAGCAAAGTCGATTCCCTGGGTAGAAACACCGTACCCTTCCTTGTAGCGGTCGGGCAAATAGAAATCAATGTTCGGATAAAACGAATGGAAGAACGAATACACCAGGGCGACCGCCGTAGTACCATCGACATCATAATCGCCGTAGACGAGGATCTTCTCATTATTCTGAACAGCGCGCGTCAGGCGGTCGATGGCAAGGTCCATGTCCTTCATCAGGAACGGATCATGCAGATCGGATAAGGCGGGACGGAAGAACGCGTGGGCTTCTTCGTAGGTGGTGATACCGCGTTGTACGAGCAGGGAAGCGAGCGTCGGGGTGATCCGGAGGGCTTGTGCCAACGCGGCGACAACCCCTTCTTCGCTTGAAGGTTTCGCTGCCCATCGTTTCTCCCGGATATCCAACGTGATCATTGTTTCGCTTAAGGCGTGCAAATTACGGATTAAACCCCCGTTTGCGCACATCATTTAAGCGGGTTATTATCAGATTCTGTGAATGAAAATGAAGTGAAGCATTCATTCCGGCGGTTACGAAATCCTACTAACCGAACGGTCAACGGGTGAATTTCCGTGATTATTATTCTTTTCGACTGATAAATTCAATTCCCCAGGGACCCTGACAGGTAAGCTGGATGACGGCTCCATCCTTACCGCTGTACACATAGTGGTGCAAACCGGCGGGGTTGACATAGAAACAACCGGCGGTAAATTCCCGTGCGGAGGAGGCGTCCAAGGAATCGCCGACACCCACGAATACATGGCCCGATAAGACGGTTACCCGTTCATCTGTGGGATGCGTATGCGGTGCGAGGGAATAATTCGGAGGAAGACGAAGACGCATGGTAAAGATCCCGTCCGACTTCGGGTCGCCTTCCAGCAATTCTGCTTCCGCTCCGGCCGGCAGCGGGGGTTTTACCGGCGTCCAGTGTTCCGGTTGCTGACAATGACGAAGCGGAGCAGTGGTTTGAGCGCGGGCTGAAAGGAAGTATATCGAGAAAGCCGCGAGTAAGATTATCCGTCGTAACATGTATTTGGGGCTGGGTCCCAACAAGGTAAGGAGATTCGGATTGTGAGGGTGTACATGAGCTGTATCCATAAAAAAAGGGGCCGAAGCCCCTTTGACACTTTTGTAGATTCTATTATTCGAAAGCGTTGATGCCCGTCACGTCATAACCGGTGATGAGCAAGTGGATGTCGTGTGTTCCCTCGTAGGTGATCACGGATTCGAGGTTCATCATGTGGCGCATGATCGGGTATTCGCCGGTGATACCCATACCGCCATGGATCTGACGGGCTTCCCGTGCGATCTGTAGCGCCATGTTGACGTTGTTCCGTTTGGCCATGGAGATCTGCTGGGGTTTCGCGCGGTTCTCATTCTTGAGCACGCCGAGTCGCCAGCAAAGGAGTTGCGCCTTGGTGATCTCGGTGATCATCTCGGCAAGTTTCTTCTGTGTCAGCTGGAAACCGCCGATCGGCCTGCCGAACTGGATGCGTTCTTTCGAGTAGCGCAGCGCGGAATCATAGCAGTCGAGCGCCGCGCCGATCGCGCCCCAGGCGATGCCGTAGCGGGCGGAGTTGAGGCAGCCGAGCGGACCTTTCAGGCCTTTGACATTCGGCAGGAGGTTTTCCTTGGGCACCTTTACGTTATCGAAGACCAGTTCGCCGGTGGCGCTTGCGCGCAGCGACCATTTACCGTGCGTTTCGGGAGTGGAGAACCCGGCCATGCCGCGCTCGACGATCAGTCCGCGTATGACACCCTCTTCATCCTTCGCCCACACGACCGCGATATCCGCGAAGGGCGCGTTGCTGATCCACATTTTCGCTCCGTTGAGGAGATAGTGATCGCCCTTGTCCTTGATGTTGGTGATCATGCCGGCAGGGTTGGAGCCGTGGTCCGGTTCCGTCAGACCGAAGCAACCCACCATCTCACCGGTCGCCAGTTTGGGGAGGTACTTGCGCTTCTGCTCTTCGCTGCCGTAAGTGAAGATCGGGTACATGACGAGGGAGCTTTGCACCGACGCGGTCGAACGCAGACCGGAATCGCCGCGCTCCAGTTCCATCATGATGAGTCCGTACGCGATCTGGTCCATGCCGCCGCCGCCGTATTCGGTTGGTATATATGGACCGAAGGCACCGATCTCTCCGAGGCCTTTGATCCATTGCCGGGGGAATTCCGCGCGTTGACAATAGTCTTCGACGATCGGCGAAACCTCCTTTTTCACCCATTCGCGAACAGAATCGCGTACGAGTTTGTGTTCTTCACTCAGGAGTTCATCGACTTGGTAATAATCGTGGTACTGAAAACGGTCTTTGGCCATGATTGACAGGGTGATCTTTGAATACGTCCTGCTTCGGACGGGGCTGCGAATTTACGGAGTTCCGTGGGAGAAACCCCTTGAATGGCTGGAACAGTCAAATTTGTTTCTTTGTTGCGATGCCACTGCCCCGACTCTTGTCCGGTAAAGTCAATTTGTTGAAATACATGTTCTTATGTATAGCTGGTGGATTGATTTTTTTAGCCGGCGTACGACCTGGCTGGCAACGCATGCAAAGTGACTTTCCGAATTATTGGCTTGGCTCACGACTTCTGGTGGAGCAACATGCTTGCGACAGCCTTTATCACAATGATTGGTTTCAGGAGTCCTTGCGGAAACATGGCTTTACAGAGCAAGGCAAGTTTTCTCCGTTTCCTCCGCCGACCACCTATTTGTTTTTGCCGTTGACTCCGCTCCCACCCCTTGTGGCCAAACGCGTGTGGATGGTCATCAGTCTGCTTCTGGTAGCTTGGATCATTTGGCTCTTTGGAAGGATTTCCGGGATGAATGGGCGGGATGCCACCGCCTGGGTGTTGGCAACGGGCCTGGCACTGATCAACAACCTTTACCTCGGACAAGTGTATCTCCTGATGGTAGCCTTCATGCTGTATGGGTGGATTCAATTCCGGAAAGGGAAAACGATCGAACCGGGCATATGCTTCGGCATTGTCGCCGCGATCAAGTATTTCCCGCTCGTCATGTTACCTGAATGGCTGCTGAAGCGACGTTGGAAACTCATCCTGACATTCGCACTTACCATCACCACGCTGGGTTTGGTTTCGCTTTACAGTCCGGGTGTACCAGCCTGTCGGGACTTCCTGAACCGGGTCGTCTTCGCGCATCTGGACGGACGACTGGAAGGGCAATCACCCTTCGCGACTGCTTTCCAATCCTGGAACGCGCTTTCCCATCGTTTATTCCTGTTCGATGCTGCAGAAAACCCACAACCCTGGTTCCACGCGCCAATGTTGTTGCAACTGGTCCGACATGGAATTCCGGCATTGCTATTATTCTTCGGGATTGTTCACGCAAGGCGATTGATTCTGCGAAATGCCAGCGGAGCAGGTGTGGCGATCCTTTGCCTGAGTATGTTGGTTGCTTCACCTGCGTCGGCGTCTTACCATCTCCTGCTTTTACTCTTTCCAATGGCTTTGCTCCTGGAAGATGAAACCGGCAGATCCCGGATGAGTCCTGCTTCCACCCGACTTTCATTTCTCCTCCTGATGGGAATCGGTTGGGCGCCGCTTTTCATTGGAAAATTCTTAGCGCCCGCTACCTGGCCGATACCGTTTCAATTCTATCGATTGTGGTTGATGCTGGTCATCTGGCTGGTCGCCATGCGACTGACAAGTCATCGCTTCCAGGTCAATCCTGACCGTTTCATCCTCTGATTTTACCCGTTCGTCATGATTTTGTGTGGGAATCGTCATGGGCGTGCATAATTCGCAGGCTGGCAACAATTCCCTTGCGGGAAGATTAGTAGCTTTGAAACATTCACCTTAACACTTGTGACCCCTCCTCTGACCACCACGCTTACGGCGCCGGAAGTACAAGTTGTCGCCCAACCCGAACCTAAGCGGGCGGTGGTCAACGCCGTTCTGCGGTGCCTCCTTTACTTCGATATTTTTCATCACCCGCTGGACGCGAAGGAGATTCAGGAGTGCCTCTCCGTTCCATGCGATACCGGCGCTTTGGAAGAGACCTTGTCGTATTTATTGGAACAGGGAATGATCCACCATACGGATGGTTATTTTCGGATCAACCAGGACGCTTCGATCAATTACCGGCGTAAGTCGGGTATGAAACGCAGCACGGCTTCGTTGCAAACGGCGATGCGCTATTCACGCCTGATTGCCGCGTTTCCCTTTGTTCGCGGGATCAGTCTTTCCGGCTCGCTCTCCAAGGGCTACATGGATGAGCAAAGTGATATCGATTATTTCATCATCACCGCTCCCGGTCGGCTTTGGTTATGCCGCACACTGCTGGTCATTTTCAAGAAGATCTTCCTGTTGAATTCCAAGAAGAATTTCTGCATCAATTATTTCGTCTCCGAGGACGCCTTATCCGTCCCCGACCACAACGCCTTTACGGCAACCGAGATCGCCTTCGTTATTCCCACTTATAACTACACCCTGTACCGTAAGTTCCTTCATGCGAACGACTGGTACCGCCACCACTATCCGAATTTCCCGCAACGTGACCAGCGTTACATCGTGCAGGAACGTTCGCCCCGCATTAAACGATCCGTCGAATTCCTCCTGAGTGGTCAACCCGGCACCTGGCTGGACCGGTGGTGTTTTGTCAAGACGCTTGGTTTCTGGAAACGAAAATTCCGGCATTTCGATCCGGGAACGTTCGACCGACGACTACGAAGCCGCCGCAACGTGTCCAAGCATAATCCGTTGGGTTATCAGGACCGGGTCCTCCGTCTGCTCGACGAACGCTTACGTTCATTCGAGCAACGGTTCGAACTGGCGCCCTTCTCGCTATGAAAAGGCTGCTGTTCACGCACAGTTACTTTTTACGCTTCGACCCCAAACAGTGGAAAGCGCAGCAAGCCTTTCCGCCGCTGGGCACCCTCTATGCTGCCGGTGTTGCGCGCGAATCGGGCCATGTCGTATCCCTGTTTGATTCGCAGTTTGAACGATCACCGGAATCGTTGCTCCCGCGACTGGAGCGTGAGCGTCCGGAGGTACTGGTCGTATGGGACGACGGCTTCAACTACCTGACCAAAATGTGCCTCACCAACATGCGCGAGGCCGCGTTGCACATGATCCGTTCGGCCTCGGAACGTGGTATCACGGTGCTGGTATCGTCCAGCGATGCCAGTGATCATCCGGAGTTGTACCTAACTGCCGGAGCAAAATATGTACTGGCCGGAGAAGGCGAACAGACCTTGAAGGAATTGTTGGATCAAGGCATACCCCCGTTTGCCCCGGAGATTCCCGG
This DNA window, taken from Bacteroidota bacterium, encodes the following:
- a CDS encoding ABC transporter permease, with amino-acid sequence MENPQDGNRRLRSSYVSAIISIALVLFLVGLLGLLILEARRLSEYVREHVQVSIFLQDNLKDEQLNAFMQELESMSEVRQARYVSKEAALDSLKKELGEEATGMLEANPLPATIDLKVRAEYADPDSLKALQTHLQARSELVREVVYQQTEVERINKNFRTVALVVFAFSLLLLVVAIALINNTIRLTLFSRRFTIKSMQLVGATRGFIRRPFLLRSLLHGIYASLIACILLSGLYALLYARVPELAGLLDFQTLGLLFGGVVVLGMIISGVSTFFAVNRYLRLHLDELYY
- a CDS encoding DUF3098 domain-containing protein, which codes for MAKKETKSTIDFPFGRENYVLMLIGIVVIFIGFALMAGGGSDDPAVWNPEIFSARRITVAPIVVMIGFVIEVVAIVKKSKE
- a CDS encoding undecaprenyl-diphosphate phosphatase, whose protein sequence is MNYAQAVVLAIVEGLTEFLPVSSTGHMIIASSVMGIAQESYTKTFTVAIQFGAILSVVLLYWKKFLPQGSDWAGMIRFYRRLIIAFIPAVIFGLLLKKYIDQLLENVIVVAVALLVGGIIFLFLDKWFKAAEERGEPELTNDGKAFRIGFFQVLAMVPGVSRSAATIIGGLTQGLNKKAAAEFSFFLAVPTMFAATVKDLWDFHHEGGGFTGDQLPVLVVGNLVAFVVAVLAIRSFIGYLTKHGFRVFGYYRILVGLAILVLHFLGIDLQMF
- the truB gene encoding tRNA pseudouridine(55) synthase TruB; translation: MYSPETDLLTGRVLLIDKPEGWTSFDAVNKVKRALLHAALQGVEQAEERKRIKKKLKIGHAGTLDPLATGLLVVCTGPKTKTISEIQDAEKEYTGTILVGATTPSYDRELPPDRHYPTDHIRESDILEATRSLTGMQEQLPPAFSALKVGGKRAYELARQGKEVEMKPRTVEILEFTITDNRFPELDFRVRCSKGTYIRTLAHDLGKRLGSGAYLLALRRTRIGNYRVEDARTPEAIAAQFAE
- the queA gene encoding tRNA preQ1(34) S-adenosylmethionine ribosyltransferase-isomerase QueA, with the protein product MKLSQFKISVPDNLIATHPAKNREDARLMVLDRKTGKIEHKKFKDILNYFDDGDCMIVNNTRVFPARLYGNKEKTGAKIEVFLLRELNRESRLWDVLVDPARKIRIGNKLYFGDDDLLVAEVIDNTTSRGRTLRFLFDGPYEEFKKTVLSLGQTPLPKYIKRKAEPEDADRYQTVFARHEGAVAAPTAGLHFSMPLVKRLELKGVHFAEMTLHVGLGTFRPVEVEDLTKHKMDSEQVIVPKDCCDIVNKAKTAKKRICAVGTTVMRGVETSVSTQGELKPFDGWTNKFIFPPYDFSIANCMITNFHMPESTLLMMVAAFGGYEHIMHAYKVAVKEKYRFYSYGDAMLII
- a CDS encoding Glu/Leu/Phe/Val dehydrogenase, which codes for MSNANSGGSKFYNDVLSTFDKAAAFTSFEPGLLHQIKICNSTYKFYFPIEVDGKIQVFEGIRVQHSHHKTPTKGGIRYSEFVDEDEVKALATLMTFKCAVVDVPFGGAKGGIKVNPAQMNVRQMERITRRYTTELIKKSMIGAAIDVPAPDYGSGPREMAWIADTYATFRYDDLNALGCVTGKPLGQGGIQGRTEATGQGVYYGIREAMSWPEDMKKLGLSTGIEGKRVIVQGLGNVGFYSAKFISQGGGIVVAIAEREGGIYNENGLDIEAVFKHRKETGSILNFPGAKNVENTMQTLELDCDVLVPAALENQITAENAPRIKAKVIAEGANGPVTKEAEEILTQRGVMIIPDLYLNAGGVTVSYFEWLKNLSHVRFGRMEKRFQEMTNLQMLSSIEKITGKYLDARERSLLTRGADEIDLVRSGLEETMIFAYNEIREIRNRTSGISDLRTAAFVSGINKLGVSYQSLGIFP
- a CDS encoding phage holin family protein; translated protein: MEFLARLITSALAVIVTSYLLPGVHVDGAITAIIVAAVLAFLNAIVKPILVLLTIPITVVTLGLFLLVINALMILAAQKIVPGFSVDGFWIALLFSIVLSVVNAVFEGIAGSSKN
- the recJ gene encoding single-stranded-DNA-specific exonuclease RecJ, which gives rise to MITLDIREKRWAAKPSSEEGVVAALAQALRITPTLASLLVQRGITTYEEAHAFFRPALSDLHDPFLMKDMDLAIDRLTRAVQNNEKILVYGDYDVDGTTAVALVYSFFHSFYPNIDFYLPDRYKEGYGVSTQGIDFAIANGFSLIVALDCGIKSNDKVDYAKQNGVDFIICDHHRPGEQLPAAVAVLDPKRSDDTYPFNELSGCGIGFKLVCGYAQRHQIPFEQLERYLDLVAVSTAADIVPIVGENRVLCYWGLKRLNEHPRHGIEAILKLNNLTRQPFAEKDGTVVQRYNLTVSDLVFIIGPRINAAGRIHDARHAVNLLISDNSADALANSITVNDHNTERKNLDVKITQEAMEIIEGDAQFAKRKATLLFRPDWHKGVIGIVASRLTEKFYRPTIVLTQSGDDIITGSARSVKDFDIYNAIESCSDLLEQFGGHMYAAGLTLRKENLEKFSERFEEVVAATIQDHMLVQEIEIDADLRLTDITSSFFNVLKQFAPFGPGNMNPVFRTENVRDTGLSRIVGNNHLKLNLAEDETTRFGMDGIAFQLGQFYPFISRRIPFDICYTIEENTFNGKTTIQLNVKDIKVH
- a CDS encoding cupin domain-containing protein; translated protein: MLRRIILLAAFSIYFLSARAQTTAPLRHCQQPEHWTPVKPPLPAGAEAELLEGDPKSDGIFTMRLRLPPNYSLAPHTHPTDERVTVLSGHVFVGVGDSLDASSAREFTAGCFYVNPAGLHHYVYSGKDGAVIQLTCQGPWGIEFISRKE